A genomic window from Lineus longissimus chromosome 17, tnLinLong1.2, whole genome shotgun sequence includes:
- the LOC135501087 gene encoding uncharacterized protein LOC135501087 isoform X8, translated as MAGWHSLSGYLFYKQGGALGKFKSKRRQWYLFDESGCQLVWYKTQEDSGTKAPLGAIEIGGSSISLNLDMNNQFVITAKGKEHVFTADNHESMMIWLLGLQAKRDAYAQKKTPSITQSGNMRRAYSVNDVSPGSPSNWQSVSVKMKKAYEYFEAMTRSFKSPSSPLQRSPSWVSLQKRGSEPAVSHACTSMPDSLSRGSSFRLQSHSSRPPLIAEDEHFRPRLRKSDTINEVMNNPRAAFDNVIPAEKIEIKPTTSPVGDPKTNPWKGTRFHEMQIPLSKSFSPGLGLDEVSASSTESRRTGSILERSSSGGLNESDEDDVGDVFDYDLLAAKDEGYEVKVNTGKPLSERAESRTSNHQDVQSERTSSWSGQSSDSAIDRGETSMSELHNRLADMEKELIVDNYFLSENTKIELAKVMNREACIKTVLDKRDLAIQQLDEKLERLEHLEFTQEGNNNLSAAVYAKKLKEQCRVLQNQNRFLNEEVKKLTRIRQMEMAKFSEQEERNRDLESTIEKWKRDYLSILQSCISVPSGDILDGMEVNLYGGNRHKDRIQFLLDEAKKTNPCLPTLERLSKGEVHVDSLGFRHSYDNEGLMLHYVCTQLHEHYASLLTSHEEHQLKWKEYLLEHRNSLHKTKELKMMIRGGIPPQYRGEVWKQLISNQCRDIITEKGQHYYSNLVNGISDSQYAGQYRKQISLDLLRTMPTNVHFDTTDADGIQKMQEVLQAYCVHSTTMGYCQGMNFIAAMSLLFMDKEDAFWCLVAMTEKYFTPHYFDHNLIGAQADQEVLKELLKEKLPKLHQHLDDLDIEISTVTLNWFLAIFFDSVPMETLLRIWDCFLLEGPKVLFRFAIAILKIHEKALLEKEDTISIMKHLKLCARLTFDSDGLIKVAFDEMRPFPRRKDIASKQTVYLKMLKEQVRKREEERRHLAEREEMFRELELTPTNALIIECASAYMDGKIWMCHGEQSSGKICKINCDENIMHDLNCEFDSRIMCITAVTEDLMLLGTLSWTLYAFSTVSREQLWNTRLHDAILDLCCHQEEGEKNKVFAALADGTIAIMEDINEDQPKSDGFYILIGHNPVTSLLLINQQLWCASGNSVVILHASTLDTMDSFAVSSTPFDHILRLMKGDHGVWIAVKGSSTLELWDTKQLVCRLLYDVRENRYYMSRRVSVDEDEENYFNPSRITAILPYDNYMWVGTARGDLIIYEITEKLLSKQGAASGVDASSNMTSTSCTTSLSSSPYTPSRSELIAKITPMDSVEEKVRELYFERMHVENEDKSNDDHDREVEDSEEHLSDAENLNKVALTPRSSQDTDSTFTDATCKTVYKTGSGSDSGVVLSKSNIVTVKSQSASGQVGMKVLEADVSHEQSKEGVHLQIFVQVQAGKDQSTVNHKCVGTDSGESESEGERLKSQDAKLDSSISENITDVLVESAESLENSKMSDSGMDKLVVPDGQWGRDVNQESEEEEFVDAEAGSATNSPKKAVKDRGEVGEEVSDDEDEICGKDNLGSSENVTTPKTHLSSISAPQVKEMIGPENGEIIDKQSENVMADSSDAVVKMDSENMENSVENVADNIDNLVPSSCQIKVESVSGDSGATTAEDHLSDDVFQDDLKAKSRKDSKGKLEKVEVKKDSLHQSHALTPDDPSQRPLSPIMERHENTSTCTTSSYQEQPKSGVSTPQKSGPDKLKVEIVVEGDSEKQEKDSQLCPQINHLGDSLETDKNSALWSSYEDMSSTREYDSQSLPSEAKDVVNPLLLGPQWGRKDRRPSSGVVSATSDFPYTYDMTLLVKMKISDKPIKALLKTRSGGEDVVISCAGCYSDDEPVLKWRKEANEKLWTNEPIFEICQLTNTPKPPSYMRHRLSFSSMSQRSGDSSGPQSVSSPRMSIS; from the exons ATGGCTGGCTGGCACAGTCTCTCTGGCTACCTCTTCTATAAACAGGGTGGTG CCCTGGGCAAGTTCAAGTCCAAACGACGTCAGTGGTATCTTTTCGATGAATCAGGATGTCAGTTAGTCTGGTACAAGACCCAAGAGGATTCTGGGACCAAGGCACCACTAGGGGCCATCGAGATAGGTGGTTCTTCTATCTCTCTCAATCTCGACATGAATAATCAGTTTGTTATAAC GGCCAAGGGTAAAGAACATGTGTTTACTGCTGACAACCATGAGTCCATGATGATATGGCTGCTGGGCCTTCAG GCCAAACGGGATGCCTATGCACAGAAGAAGACTCCATCCATAACTCAGTCGGGAAACATGCGAAGA GCTTACAGCGTTAACGATGTATCACCAGGTAGTCCCTCCAACTGGCAGAGTGTGTCAGTCAAAATGAAGAAG GCTTATGAATATTTTGAAGCAATGACAAGAAGTTTTAAG AGTCCAAGTAGCCCCTTGCAAAGGAGTCCCTCTTGG gtgtCACTTCAGAAG cgAGGTTCCGAGCCGGCCGTGTCACACGCCTGCACAAGTATGCCCGACTCGTTATCCCGCGGCAGTTCTTTCCGTCTTCAGTCACATTCCAGTCGTCCGCCCTTAATCGCAGAGGACGAGCACTTCCGGCCAAGGTTGAGGAAATCAGACACAATAAACGAGGTGATGAACAATCCAAGGGCAGCATTTGATAATG TGATTCCAGccgaaaaaattgaaattaagcCAACAACTTCTCCAGTAGGAGATCCAAAAACCAATCCGTGGAAAG GTACACGTTTCCACGAGATGCAGATCCCACTTTCGAAAAGTTTCTCCCCTGGTCTTGGTCTTGACGAGGTCAGCGCCAGCAGCACGGAGAGCAGACGCACCGGAAGCATCTTAGAACGATCGTCCAGCGGCGGTTTGAACGAAAGCGACGAAGATGATGTTGGGGACGTTTTCGATTACGATCTTCTAGCAGCAAAAGATGAAGGctatgaggtcaaggtcaatacaGGGAAGCCTTTATCAGAACGGGCGGAATCGCGGACTTCCAATCATCAGGATGTTCAAAGCGAGAGAACGAG TTCTTGGTCAGGCCAGTCGAGTGATTCTGCCATCGACCGTGGGGAGACCAGCATGAGTGAACTTCATAACAGACTTGCCGATATGGAGAAGGAACTCAT TGTCGACAATTACTTTTTGTCTGA GAATACCAAGATTGAGCTGGCCAAAGTGATGAATCGGGAGGCTTGTATCAAGACTGTCTTGGACAAGAGAGACTTGGCCATTCAACAGTTAGATGAGAAATTGGAGAGATTAGAACATTTGGAGTTCACGCAGGAGGGAAATAATAA TCTGTCTGCAGCAGTGTATGCTAAGAAGCTTAAGGAACAGTGCCGAGTCTTACAGAACCAGAATCGCTTCCTCAACGAGGAGGTGAAAAAACTTACCAGGATTAGACAGATGGAGATGGCCAAATTCTCAGAACAAGAAGA ACGGAATCGAGACTTGGAGTCGACGATTGAGAAATGGAAGCGGGACTACCTCTCTATCCTTCAGTCATGTATCTCGGTGCCTTCAGGAGACATCTTGGATGGTATGGAGGTGAATCTGTATGGAGGGAACAGG CACAAGGACAGAATCCAGTTCCTGCTCGATGAGGCAAAGAAGACAAACCCATGTCTCCCGACATTAGAAAG ATTGTCCAAGGGGGAGGTGCATGTAGATAGCCTCGGCTTCAGACACAGCTATGACAATGAGGGTTTGATGCTGCACTATGTGTGCACCCAGCTCCACGAGCACTACGCCTCTCTCCTCACCAGTCATGAGGAGCACCAACTCAAGTGGAAGGAGTATCTCTTAGAACACAGGAACAGCCTTCATAAAACA AAAGAACTGAAGATGATGATCCGAGGAGGAATCCCTCCCCAGTACAGGGGCGAGGTCTGGAAGCAGCTGATCAGTAACCAATGCCGTGATATCATCACGGAGAAAGGCCAACATTACTATAGCAACCTGGTCAATGGCATCTCAGATTCACAG TATGCTGGTCAGTATAGAAAACAAATCTCACTGGATCTGCTGCGGACGATGCCGACTAATGTTCACTTCGACACCACAGATGCCGACGGG ATTCAAAAGATGCAGGAGGTGTTGCAGGCATATTGCGTCCACAGCACAACCATGGGCTACTGCCAGGGGATGAACTTCATTGCAGCTATGAGCTTATTGTTTATGGACAAGGAAGATGCATTTTG GTGCTTGGTAGCTATGACAGAAAAGTACTTCACTCCTCATTACTTCGATCACAACCTGATCGGGGCGCAGGCTGACCAAGAAGTCCTCAAGGAACTCCTCAAAGAGAAGTTACCCAAGCTCCACCAGCATTtggatgaccttgacattgagaTTTCCACAGTGACCTTGAACTGGTTCTTGGCGATATTCTTCGATTCAGTCCCGATGGAG ACTCTACTCCGCATATGGGACTGCTTCCTTCTCGAGGGTCCCAAAGTCCTGTTCCGTTTTGCCATCGCCATTTTGAAGATTCACGAGAAAGCGCTCTTGGAGAAGGAGGATACAATTAGCATCATGAAGCATCTCAAATTGTGTGCTAGACTGACGTTCGATTCTGATGGCCTCATAAAG GTTGcttttgatgaaatgaggccTTTCCCGCGGAGGAAGGACATTGCCAGTAAACAGACCGTCTATCTCAAGATGTTGAAAGAGCAGGTCCGAAAGCGTGAAGAGGAGAGGCGCCACCTAGctgaaagagaagaaatg TTCCGTGAGCTAGAGCTGACTCCCACTAACGCGCTTATCATCGAGTGTGCCTCAGCATACATGGATGGTAAAATCTGGATGTGTCACGGCGAGCAGAGTTCAGGCAAGATCTGTAAGATCAACTGTGATGAGAACATAATGCATGACTTGAACTGCGAG TTTGATTCTCGCATCATGTGTATCACTGCCGTGACAGAAGACCTCATGTTGTTGGGCACACTCTCATGGACACTGTATGCATTCTCCACTGTATCGAG GGAGCAGCTCTGGAACACACGACTTCACGATGCAATACTTGACCTGTGCTGCCATCAAGAAGAGGGGGAGAAAAATAAAGTGTTTGCAGCATTGGCCGATGGGACGATAGCTATAATGGAGGACATCAATGAAGACCAACCCAAAAGTGATGGCTTCTACATTCTGATTGGACACAACCCTGTGACATCATTACTACTGATCAACCAGCAGCTGTGGTGTGCCAGTGGGAACAGTGTGGTCATCCTCCATGCGAG CACATTGGACACAATGGATAGCTTTGCTGTCTCCAGCACCCCCTTCGATCATATCCTCCGCCTCATGAAAGGTGACCACGGAGTGTGGATTGCTGTCAAGGGGTCGTCAACACTGGAATTATGGGATACCAAACAACTGGTTTGTCGTTTACTTTACGATGTACGCGAAAACCGATATTATATGTCCAGACGGGTAAGTGTGGATGAG GATGAagagaattatttcaacccttcAAGGATCACTGCCATCTTGCCTTATGATAATTACATGTGGGTTGGGACGGCACGAGGCGACCTCATCATTTATGAGATTACAGAGAAACTG CTGAGTAAACAGGGGGCAGCATCAGGTGTGGACGCTTCATCCAACATGACCTCGACCAGCTGCACAACAAGCTTATCCAGCTCCCCCTATACGCCAAGCCGGAGTGAACTCATTGCCAAGATAACACCAATGGACTCAGTGGAAGAAAAGGTTCGGGAGTTGTATTTTGAACGAATGCACGTCGAG AATGAAGACAAGAGTAACGACGACCATGACAGGGAGGTGGAAGACTCTGAGGAGCATTTGAGTGATGCCGAAAACCTCAACAAGGTGGCGTTGACTCCTAGAAGCTCGCAGGACACCGACAGCACATTCACTGACGCCACTTGCAAGACCGTGTACAAAACTGGGAGTGGCTCGGACAGTGGAGTAGTGTTATCAAAAAGTAACATAGTTACTGTGAAAAGTCAATCGGCATCCGGGCAGGTTGGAATGAAGGTCCTTGAAGCAGATGTTAGCCATGAACAGTCAAAGGAGGGTGTTCATTTACAGATTTTTGTCCAAGTTCAGGCGGGAAAAGATCAGAGTACCGTCAATCATAAGTGTGTCGGGACGGATTCTGGTGAGAGTGAAAGTGAGGGGGAGAGGTTAAAATCTCAAGACGCGAAATTAGACAGTtctatttctgaaaatataaCTGATGTTCTGGTGGAATCTGCAGAATCTCTAGAAAATTCCAAAATGTCTGACTCTGGAATGGATAAGCTGGTGGTGCCAGATGGACAGTGGGGGCGGGATGTAAATCAGGAATCTGAGGAAGAAGAGTTTGTCGATGCAGAGGCGGGGAGTGCGACAAACAGCCCAAAGAAGGCTGTCAAGGACAGAGGTGAGGTTGGTGAGGAGGTGTCAGACGACGAGGATGAAATCTGTGGAAAGGACAATTTGGGGTCATCTGAGAACGTGACGACTCCAAAGACACATTTGAGTTCAATAAGTGCTCCTCAGGTGAAAGAAATGATTGGTCCTGAGAATGGTGAAATTATTGACAAACAAAGTGAGAATGTTATGGCAGACAGCTCTGACGCTGTGGTGAAAATGGACagtgaaaacatggaaaattcaGTTGAAAATGTTGCAGATAACATTGATAATCTAGTGCCAAGTTCATGTCAGATTAAAGTAGAAAGTGTGAGTGGTGATTCTGGTGCCACAACTGCTGAGGACCACCTTAGCGATGATGTATTTCAAGATGATTTAAAGGCAAAGTCGAGAAAGGATTCCAAAGGAAAGTTGGAAAAAGTTGAAGTGAAAAAAGACAGCCTTCATCAGTCCCATGCTTTAACTCCAGATGATCCATCACAGCGCCCTCTGTCTCCAATAATGGAACGACATGAGAACACCAGTACGTGTACCACAAGTAGCTACCAAGAACAACCGAAAAGTGGTGTGAGCACGCCACAGAAATCTGGCCCAGACAAGTTGAAAGTCGAAATTGTTGTTGAGGGCGATTCAGAAAAGCAAGAAAAGGATTCTCAATTATGTCCACAAATAAATCATTTAGGGGATAGTTTAGAAACGGATAAGAATTCGGCACTGTGGTCAAGTTATGAGGATATGTCCTCTACGAGAGAGTATGATTCACAATCTCTGCCGTCCGAGGCGAAGGATGTTGTCAACCCATTGCTGTTGGGGCCGCAGTGGGGTCGTAAAGATCGGAGACCGTCCTCGGGAGTTGTTTCGGCGACTAGCGACTTCCCGTACACATATGACATGACACTGCTGGTCAAGATGAAGATCAGTGATAAACCGATCAAGGCCTTATTGAAAACCAG GAGCGGTGGTGAGGATGTTGTCATATCTTGTGCTGGTTGCTATAGCGATGACGAACCCGTTCTTAAATGGCGAAAAGAGGCAAATGAG AAACTTTGGACGAACGAGCCAATATTTGAGATCTGCCAGCTGACGAATACACCAAAGCCGCCATCTTACATGCGCCATCGGCTTAGTTTCTCGTCGATGTCACAGAGGAGTGGTGATAGCAGCGGTCCGCAGTCAGTCTCCTCACCGAGAATGAGTATCAGTTAG